A genomic region of Helicoverpa zea isolate HzStark_Cry1AcR chromosome 8, ilHelZeax1.1, whole genome shotgun sequence contains the following coding sequences:
- the LOC124632690 gene encoding roundabout homolog 1-like, with protein MDTFAVVTSLLGLICFCSGPVNGGMSDDYVSTGEAPYIIEQPIDVTVARHQPATLNCRAGGSPSPTIRWYKGGVLVVSDTHRSLLPAGGLFFLRTTHGRAHSDAGVYWCEATNPYGTARSRNATLHVAVLREEFRLEPVSTQSAQGETVILECSPPRGSPEPTVYWKKNGQMLHFDGDSRMHLVDGGNLVIQDARQTDAGRYQCIARNAAGTRESAIAMLRIHIKPYLITGPEDVVAQTGGSVTFQCRVGGDPLPDVLWRRTAGGGNMPLGRVKVLDDRSLRLDNVILGDEGEYACEADNSVGAVSASGYLTVYDPPSITLRPNSVNVETGTMATFTCSATGRPEPTMFWSIEGNRTIIFPGTSRGKYHATTVLDGVTVLTINDTNKNESGNTIVCSAVNFAGSSFVRGKLTVTSDDDRPPPIITNGPSNQTLPIKSMAVFPCTAVGTPEPIIAWYFEGEALIQNHRRNVTNDGTLILKDLDKTDSGTYTCVASSHHGKYVWSGVLLVDSPINPNIHFFRAADVSSLPGPPTKPLIYNVTETSVTITWNQNNKIGSSSILGYQVEVFSRETLSGNSTPRNSRGWVVLARRVHHTQFVAKSLVPGVTYMFIVRTENSHGLSGPSPVSDAVTIGDDANSLWETGVFSNNTEFRNNILTDNIVELIEATPIDSKTIKLMWEILNFYYLEGLFIYFRPLDNITTEYEMKTILHSNDVSGYEITSLRKYTKYEFFLIPFYKRFEGKPSNSRVAQTLDDVPDGPPINIEMLILNTTTVHLKWSPPEAHLQNGIITGYNVLVNWLDIPANKSMVAINTTVHQATSLIMTNLTSGVSYSVQIAAETIVGLGPFSQKVYLNIDSRSVGLDPLSRYPINGEVSIVAGDFVMETWFYFLIGAIVLFKIIVIGGIIYVRKHNIFAKKSALPNIYDSNGTSLVTQMNIKAAVSLSHPLSSCYNKNTVTKTESLLWMENQPGLCMSGTQTNQGKEKANSEYDKVTHQLPEYAEVTSSRANANEWNTSKTATSPAAYASVTLVANTRQCVSSLGWFPPTGKNVDSFDNRYAPEEEMYPASNGGYYNRNVYSEKYFQGHPNVLKFYDLPSLEKTQKAQIRYNQSLDDRKGDKNSKTDATQSLIGRTYGISSRKNSETESTYRAFGEEETDEENYPEDGGYDELQAMQPQRQRPQHQYERPNFDNDATRTLARLTSFRQGQGLTGAKPSLAPTHPPPAPHPRVDSVTR; from the exons ATGGATACCTTCGCCGTGGTGACGTCTTTACTTGGACTGATATGCTTCTGCTCAG GTCCAGTCAACGGTGGGATGAGCGATGACTACGTCAGCACGGGAGAAGCACCCTACATCATAGAACAGCCTATTGACGTCACGGTCGCGCGTCACCAGCCTGCGACCCTCAACTGCCGCGCTGGTGGCTCCCCCTCTCCCACCATACGATGGTACAAGGGGGGCGTCCTCGTAGTCTCAGACACCCACAGAAGCTTGCTCCCTGCTGGAGGACTGTTCTTCCTCAGAACCACTCATGGAAGAGCTCACTCCGACGCTGGCGTGTACTGGTGTGAAGCCACCAATCCTTACGGAACAGCAAGGAGTAGAAACGCAACTTTGCATGTTGCTG TTCTTCGCGAGGAGTTCAGACTGGAACCAGTGTCGACTCAATCGGCGCAAGGAGAAACTGTGATACTGGAATGCTCTCCACCACGAGGGTCACCAGAACCTACCGTCTACTGGAAGAAAAACGGACAGATGCTGCATTTTGATGGCGACTCTAG GATGCATTTAGTCGACGGTGGCAATCTCGTAATACAAGACGCTAGGCAAACCGACGCCGGAAGATATCAATGTATCGCGAGGAATGCGGCGGGAACGAGGGAATCGGCCATAGCAATGCTCCGAATACACA TTAAGCCGTACTTAATCACGGGCCCGGAGGACGTGGTGGCGCAGACTGGAGGCAGCGTCACATTCCAGTGCCGAGTGGGGGGGGACCCCCTCCCGGACGTGCTGTGGCGAAGGACCGCTGGAGGTGGAAACATGCCACTCGGCCGCGTCAAAGTTCTTGACGACAGAAGCCTCAGACTCGACAACGTTATTCTAGGGGACGAGGGAGAATACGCTTGTGAAGCTGATAATTCTGTTGGCGCTGTGAGCGCTAGCGGGTACTTGACTGTTTATG aTCCGCCTTCAATAACTCTAAGACCCAATTCGGTGAATGTAGAAACCGGGACAATGGCCACATTCACATGTTCGGCTACAGGCAGACCCGAACCAACTATGTTCTGGAGCATAGAAGGCAACAGAACTATCATCTTCCCCGGTACATCCAGAGGCAAATACCACGCTACCACAGTACTAGATGGGGTAACTGTACTAACAATCAAcgacacaaataaaaatgaaagtgGAAACACGATAGTTTGTTCGGCGGTAAACTTCGCTGGCAGTTCGTTTGTCAGAGGGAAACTAACCGTGACGTCAGACGATGACCGCCCACCGCCAATCATAACAAACGGGCCCTCTAACCAAACGTTACCTATAAAATCGATGGCAGTTTTCCCCTGTACAGCAGTCGGCACACCTGAACCAATCATCGCCTGGTATTTCGAAGGGGAAGCATTAATACAAAATCATAGAAGGAATGTTACTAATGACGGCACTCTCATATTGAAGGATTTGGACAAAACAGACAGCGGTACTTATACGTGTGTCGCGTCCTCGCATCATGGGAAATATGTGTGGAGTGGCGTGTTGCTTGTCGATAGCCCGATTAATCCGAATATTCATTTTTTTCGAGCTGCCGATGTGTCGTCTCTACCCGGACCACCAACAAAACCCCTAATATACAACGTTACAGAAACGAGCGTCACTATAACGTGGAATCAGAATAACAAGATTGGCTCATCATCTATACTCGGATATCAAGTAGAAGTATTTTCTAGAGAAACTTTATCCGGGAATAGCACTCCGAGGAATTCGAGAGGTTGGGTAGTATTGGCGAGGCGGGTCCATCATACACAATTCGTAGCAAAATCTTTAGTACCCGGAGTCACTTATATGTTCATAGTTCGGACGGAAAATTCCCACGGGCTGTCGGGTCCAAGCCCGGTATCCGACGCTGTAACGATTGGTGACGATGCAAACTCTTTATGGGAAACCGgagtattttcaaataatactGAATTCAGAAACAATATTCTAACCGACAACATTGTAGAACTGATTGAAGCTACACCGATTGACTCGAAAACTATAAAACTCATGTGGGAAATACTGAATTTTTACTACTTGGAaggtttattcatttatttcagacCCCTAGACAATATAACGACCGAATATGAAATGAAAACTATTTTGCATTCCAACGATGTCTCGGGATATGAAATAACGTCTTTGCGAAAATATACGAAATACGAGTTTTTCCTCATACCATTCTATAAGAGGTTTGAGGGGAAGCCCTCAAATTCCAGAGTTGCTCAAACTTTGGATGATG TTCCCGACGGTCCACCAATTAACAtagaaatgttaattttaaatactacaACCGTTCATTTAAAATGGTCCCCTCCGGAGGCCCATTTGCAAAACGGAATTATTACTGGTTACAACGTGCTGGTTAATTGGCTGGACATACCTGCGAACAAATCCATGGTGGCCATCAACACGACCGTTCATCAAGCCACTAGTCTAATTATGACTAATTTGACGTCAGGTGTCAGCTATTCGGTCCAAATTGCCGCCGAAACTATCGTCGGGCTCGGCCCATTCAGCCAAAAAGTATATTTAAATATCGATTCTCGCTCCGTTGGACTCGACCCTTTATCCAG atacCCGATAAATGGGGAGGTGTCTATAGTGGCTGGGGACTTTGTTATGGAAACATGGTTTTACTTTTTGATTGGAGCGATTGTTCTGTTCAAAATAATTGTGATTGGCGGCATTATTTACGTGCGGAAGCACAACATTTTCGCCAAAAAGTCTGCTCTCCCTAACATTTATG ATTCCAACGGAACGAGCTTAGTGACTCAAATGAACATAAAAGCGGCCGTGTCTTTGTCTCATCCGCTCAGCAGTTGTTACAACAAGAACACGGTGACAAAAACTGAGTCACTGTTGTGGATGGAGAATCAACCGGGATTATGCATGTCCGGTACTCAAACGAATCAGGGCAAAGAGAAAGCCAACTCAGAATACGACAAAGTTACTCACCAATTACCTGAATATGCTGAAGTGACGTCTTCTCGAGCGAATGCAAATGAATGGAACACAAGTAAAACTGCAACTTCACCGGCGGCGTACGCCTCGGTTACTTTAGTTGCCAATACCAGGCAATGTGTGAGTTCATTG gGCTGGTTTCCACCAACTGGGAAGAATGTTGATTCATTCGACAATCGATACGCCCCTGAAGAGGAAATGTATCCAGCCAGCAATGGAGGCTACTATAATAGGAATGTGTACAGTGAAAAATACTTCCAAGGTCATCCAAACGTCCTCAAGTTTTACGACTTGCCTTCCTTAGAGAAGACTCAGAAGGCTCAAATAAGATACAATCAGAGCCTAGATGATAGAAAAGGTGATAAAAACTCAAAGACTGACGCCACACAGTCCCTAATAGGTCGCACTTATGGGATTAGTTCTAGGAAAAATTCCGAAACGGAATCGACGTATAGAGCATTTGGTGAAGAGGAGACTGACGAGGAGAATTATCCAGAAGACGGTGGTTATGACGAGTTGCAAGCGatgcagccgcagcggcagagACCACAGCATCAGTACGAAAGGCCTAATTTTGACAACGATGCGACGCGAACGCTGGCCAGACTGACGTCATTCAGACAGGGGCAGGGGCTGACAGGTGCCAAGCCTAGCCTAGCCCCCACCCATCCCCCTCCAGCGCCTCACCCCCGCGTTGACTCTGTAACGCGGTAG